Proteins encoded by one window of Chondromyces crocatus:
- a CDS encoding serine/threonine-protein kinase: protein MAQKKEGRPLQGTRYVLVRKIGEGTTSEVHEAIGPDGEMCALKILRRLHADSPQATARHLQETHALAALAHPHVVPIDDAGVTADGRPFLAMPLLAGETLRARLDGRGPLPPSTAVRVVRELLSALGAVHRLGIVHRDVKPANVFLARNGGRRVTPGRPRRERWASVGSADVGSAILLDFGIAKLRWGAVAATTGAHVLGTPRYLAPEQILGGAVDARTDIYAVGTLLFEAIAGRGPFTEPDTIALMRAHLRQAPASLRAVAGVPAALDQVVARALAKAPARRWESADAMIAALDVAREGLAITRRPTSLVTLGGAP from the coding sequence ATGGCGCAGAAGAAGGAAGGGCGACCCCTCCAGGGCACGCGCTACGTGCTGGTGCGGAAGATCGGCGAAGGCACCACGTCAGAGGTCCACGAGGCCATCGGTCCCGACGGTGAGATGTGCGCGCTGAAGATTCTCCGGCGCCTCCACGCCGACTCGCCCCAGGCGACCGCCCGTCATCTCCAGGAGACCCACGCGCTGGCCGCGCTGGCGCATCCTCACGTGGTCCCGATCGACGATGCAGGCGTGACGGCGGATGGGCGCCCCTTCCTGGCCATGCCGCTGCTCGCGGGAGAGACGCTGCGCGCGCGCCTCGACGGCCGCGGCCCCCTCCCGCCGAGCACCGCCGTGCGCGTCGTCCGCGAGCTCCTGTCGGCGCTGGGCGCCGTGCATCGGCTGGGCATCGTCCACCGCGACGTCAAACCAGCGAACGTGTTCCTCGCCAGAAACGGTGGTCGCCGCGTCACGCCGGGTCGACCTCGCCGCGAGCGCTGGGCTTCGGTCGGCAGCGCAGACGTGGGGAGCGCCATCCTGCTCGACTTTGGCATCGCCAAGCTGCGCTGGGGGGCGGTGGCGGCGACGACCGGCGCGCACGTCCTCGGCACGCCGCGCTACCTGGCCCCCGAGCAGATCCTCGGCGGCGCCGTGGACGCGAGGACGGACATCTACGCGGTGGGGACGCTGCTCTTCGAGGCCATCGCGGGACGCGGGCCCTTCACGGAGCCCGACACCATCGCGCTGATGCGGGCCCACCTCCGGCAGGCGCCGGCGTCGCTCCGCGCGGTCGCCGGGGTGCCAGCGGCGCTCGATCAGGTCGTCGCCCGGGCGCTCGCCAAGGCGCCCGCGCGGCGATGGGAGAGCGCGGACGCCATGATCGCTGCGCTCGATGTGGCACGTGAGGGGCTGGCCATCACCCGACGACCGACGTCCCTCGTGACCCTGGGAGGGGCGCCGTGA